The Candidatus Scalindua japonica sequence TTTTCAAAAAAAAGTCTGATATTATCTATTCCATACTTTAGCATGGTAAGTCTTTCCACGCCGATTCCAAATGCAAATCCGGTATATTTTTCTGAATCGTAGCCAACAGTGTCAAATACATTGGGATCCACCATTCCCGCGCCCAGAACCTCAACCCATCCACTGTTGGAGCAGACGCTACATCCTTTTCCTTTACAGATAGAACAGGAAATATCTATTTCTGCGCTGGGTTCGGTAAAGGGGAAGAATGAAGGACGGAATCTCATCTTTATATCCTGCCCGAAGTACGACTGGGCAAACAGGGTTAAAACATATTTCAGATCGCTGAAGCTGACACCTTCATCAACCATCAGCCCTTCAATCTGGTGAAACATCGAAGCGTGTCGAGCATCAACGGTATCCGGTCTGAAAACCTTTCCCGGGGCAATCATTCTGATCGGAGGTTTTTTCTTTTCCATCACTCTTATCTGGACAGTTGATGTCTGGCTTCTCAAGAGGCGTTTATTGCCCAGGTAAAATGTATCAAAATCTTCTCTGGAAGGATGATCCGAGGGGATATTCAGAGCGTCAAAGTTGTAGTATTCGTGCTCTACCTCTGGGCCGTATTCTATATCAAAACATAACTTTCTGAAAATTTCTTTAATTTCATCGATTGTCTGTGTGAGCGGATGTTTATGCCCATAGGGTTTGTATTCGCCAGGCAGAGACAAATCAAAAATCTCTTTAGACCCCAAAGCCTGATCTTTGCCAACAAACTTCGCTTTTGCCTCTTCAATATATTTACTGATTTCCTGCTTAAGTATATTTGCCGACTTTCCGGTAGACGATCTCTGTTCGGGAGGCAAACCGGGAATTGATTTGATTATTTCGTTAATAATGCCGCCTTTTCTCCCGAGATATCTTGCCTTTATCTTTTCTACTTCTTCCGGAGATCCGGCTTTCGCCAGGTCTTCTTTCGCCTTATTTTGTATTTCGCTTAATTTTTCCTGCATAATCAGATGATAAATATTTTTTCAAGGAGGAATTATAATGTGCAATCGTAATCGTTAAATATTAAGTGGGATTTTATGCTGCATAACCCATGTGTCAACCCCGCTTTCACGGGGGTTCCATGGACCATACCAGTTTCTTCAAGTCTGAGCAGTTTGTTTCAGGCAGGCTAAAAGAAAGAGTCTTACTATAACAATATTCTAAATTGTGGATTGGTTATTAAGGATTGTCAGTCAAAAGAACAATCCAGAAAGAGTGAAAAGCCAGAATGCATGTATATGCATCCAGACTTTAAACATGTTGCTTTGACAACTCGACCAATTCATCAAAAGCTGCAGGATCATTTACTGCTACTTCTGCTAATATTTTCCTGTCAACTACAACATTGGCTTTTGTTAACCCATTGATAAAACGACTATAATTTATCCCGCGCATTTTAGCAGCCGCATTTATGCGTATTATCCAGAGTTTTCTGAAATTTCTCTTTTTACACTTCCTGTCTCTATACGCAAAGGCCATTGCCCTCACATACGTTTCACTTGCCTTTCTATATAGGTTACCTCTACCGCCCCAATACCCTTTTGTTTCATTGAGAAGTCTTTTCCTTGCTTGTTTCCTTGCTGATCCTTTTCTTACTCTTGGCATCTTAAAAACCTTTCTTGTGCTTATTCTAAAAAATGACTATGCTTTTCCTAATGCGCGCATCAACGGTCTGATAAATCCCTTAGATACAAGGCTAGTTCTCTTGAGCGCTCTCTTGCGATTACCGGTTTTCCCTGACATTAAGTGGCCGGCAAAAGCTTTCCTTCTCTTAATCTTACCGTTAGGAGAAACTTTGACCCTTTTCGTAAGACCTTTATGTGTTTTTAATTTTGGCATTCCAATACTCCTTTGCTTTCTAAGCTTTAACTCTGTTATTATACTTTCGGTGTTAAGATAATCCCCATACTTCTCCCCGTTGACTTTGCCTGAGATTCTACCTTGGCAATATCTTCCAGAGACCTGATAATTTCATCAAATATTTCTTTAGCCATATCCCTGTGTGCCCTCTCTCGACCTCTGAACATCATGTTAACCAGGACCCTGTCCTTTCTTGCGAGAAATTTCCTGGCATTCTTGATTTTTGTCTGCAAATCATGCGCGCCTATTTTTGGTCTGACCCTGATCTCTTTTAATTGAACAACTCGGCTTTTCTGATGTGACTTTTTGCTCAGTTTATATTTGTATTTACCATAATTCAGAAGACGGCACACTGGCGGATCAGTATCCGGTGAAACTTCAACCAGATCAAGCCCCAGCTCCATTGCCTTGCTGAGTGCATCGTGTTTCTTTAATACACCCAACTGAGTACCATCTTCAGCAACAAGTCTCACAGTTTTAGCATATATTCTTTCATTAATTCTCTGATATTTCGAGATCTCTACACCCCCATTTAAAAGGTTCAGAATTTACATTTAGTGCAAAAATACCCGGTAAACGCAAACTCCCAAATATAAAGAGACACTTAAGTTCTATTCTTAGCCTCTCTTTCAACACGCACAAGGAATTCTGACAACGGCAGAGATCCCTCATCTCCATTCTTACGGCTCCTGACTGACACAGTCTCTTCATCCACCTCTCTATCACCTATAATGAGTAGATAAGGGATTTTCTCCAATGTACCTTCTCTGATCTTAAAGCCGGTCTTCTCGTTTCTTAAATCACAATCAGCTCGGATCCCTGTCTCGGATAATCGATCCTTTATTTTTTTACTATATTCATCATGGGCATCTGTTATTGGTAAAATTCTTACCTGTGTAGGCGCCAGCCACAAAGGGAAGTCACCGGCATAATGTTCCAGCAGGCACCCGACAAATCTCTCCATGGCGCCAAGCACGGTACG is a genomic window containing:
- the pheS gene encoding phenylalanine--tRNA ligase subunit alpha, whose translation is MQEKLSEIQNKAKEDLAKAGSPEEVEKIKARYLGRKGGIINEIIKSIPGLPPEQRSSTGKSANILKQEISKYIEEAKAKFVGKDQALGSKEIFDLSLPGEYKPYGHKHPLTQTIDEIKEIFRKLCFDIEYGPEVEHEYYNFDALNIPSDHPSREDFDTFYLGNKRLLRSQTSTVQIRVMEKKKPPIRMIAPGKVFRPDTVDARHASMFHQIEGLMVDEGVSFSDLKYVLTLFAQSYFGQDIKMRFRPSFFPFTEPSAEIDISCSICKGKGCSVCSNSGWVEVLGAGMVDPNVFDTVGYDSEKYTGFAFGIGVERLTMLKYGIDNIRLFFENDLRFLSQF
- the rplT gene encoding 50S ribosomal protein L20, whose amino-acid sequence is MPRVRKGSARKQARKRLLNETKGYWGGRGNLYRKASETYVRAMAFAYRDRKCKKRNFRKLWIIRINAAAKMRGINYSRFINGLTKANVVVDRKILAEVAVNDPAAFDELVELSKQHV
- the rpmI gene encoding 50S ribosomal protein L35 — protein: MPKLKTHKGLTKRVKVSPNGKIKRRKAFAGHLMSGKTGNRKRALKRTSLVSKGFIRPLMRALGKA
- the infC gene encoding translation initiation factor IF-3, which produces MLNLLNGGVEISKYQRINERIYAKTVRLVAEDGTQLGVLKKHDALSKAMELGLDLVEVSPDTDPPVCRLLNYGKYKYKLSKKSHQKSRVVQLKEIRVRPKIGAHDLQTKIKNARKFLARKDRVLVNMMFRGRERAHRDMAKEIFDEIIRSLEDIAKVESQAKSTGRSMGIILTPKV